The Melitaea cinxia chromosome Z, ilMelCinx1.1, whole genome shotgun sequence genomic interval aattaagatattttttcgctgggttcaattttaaaaaataaaacttgctttttacattaaaaataggATAACACTTAACAGTTTAAAACTGAGAGTATTGTCTTTCTTAAAGACTCATTggttactattaaatattttatagcctcGTAAAAATTACTATCGACGTGGCTCcaataatattctaaataacattgctcataaaaaataagttatatttgATTTCGATATGATGAAGATATGTAATGGATACAAGTGTATTCAAATAAGATTTGGACTAGATTAAATTTGATATGTAAACTGGGTTACAACCTGTTCTTACGTACGACCACGAATATATTCTGTGTGCTATGTGGTGTATTCGTAATTTTGAgctttacaaacaaaataattgaataatggTGTGATAATTAGTTGACAAACTTAAGGTAACTTAAAATTAGCATAGGTAACTGGAATTTGCTAAGATAATATGTCTACTTGGTGGTATGCCGGGTCCATTGAGATCGCAAGGCCGTCATCATTTCACTCCTGTTCGGTACTTTTTCGCTGGTCGAACGGGTGATCGGTGCTGCTGGTGCCAGAGACTGTTCCATTCCAGGCACCTTGAGAGTCGCTCCTAGATTTCCCTTAGCTTCGTTCTGTGGCTCTCCAATATCCGATGTACTGTCTGATGGGCTCACAGGCACGATGAGCCTCACGCGGCCATCATTTCCTGTTGCAGTTAGTGTTCCATTATGCGAAAGCGGCATTATAAATGGAATACCATCATCAGAACTCGTGCCGTCAGGAGAAGAGTCTTTGGATGTTGTGTGGCTATACAATGAATTCTGGGATTGTCCGATACTCATGGCTTGAGCTATAACGCCCATTTCGTCGCCGGAACTAAGTTTGTCATTATAAGCCTGGTGATTTAACAGGCTCGCCAGATCAGAGTTACTATAATGGTTAGTCAGTGGTGGTATGTGAGGAAATGCATTAGAATTTTGGTAAAATTGTTTGCCCTGATTCGTTTTCGTTTCATTACCGTTGGTGAAGGCCATATCTTGAAATTTCGATATCAAGTAATTCTGAATCTGATCATTAGTCATGCTACCAAAGTTTGGCGCCGAGTTGGGTCCATTTGGCTTGTCCGCTGCGGTCGGGGTGAGACAGAAAGGTGATAGATTTACGTTGTTATTTTCAACATTCTGAGTTATTTTGTTATTCGGTGTGAAGAAATTGATCAGAGCGTCGTTGCTACATGGCTGACAGTTTCCATTGCACATGGCCGAATTTATCGCCTCGTTGCCTCCAGATTTCTGCgtgtattgttaatattattattttttctaaattattttactgCTTATATTGtataagaaaataacaatatcaatacgaaacttaacaaaaaattcatgcccaatgaaaaagtaaaaaacaacaTCGAAAAAGCATTAACATGACGTATTAGCAGATCATAAGTTTATGAGTTtgtaattgttataataatattgacaaAAACAATACTTAGACTCTAGTTTTTCTATGTATATGTTATCAGTAACAATTAAGATTGTgttactgtataaaaaaaatcaattatatctACTATTATAGCGATAGAAGCGGTATTACcgatatgtaaaaataatttttattctaaatgaaAACTGTGATTTTTAACAGTTGTTACGGCTAAAAGTAGAAGCTGGtgagatttttaaatttatacatacacaacaaaaaaaaaacaaaaaaaaaaaacgataccgttaaatctattaaaaaatacattaaaagtaaatttatatgtCAAGGCGAAATAGTTATACATACATCATATTAATATTGATGGTCTTAATGGGTTTAACGGTATCATTTCTGTTAAATATAtctgtctgaaaaaaaaatacgcaaaCAATGAAATAAGTTAGagcatataaaacaaaatcaatttcGTTAGCAAAACAAAAGTTATATAAGCAAACACATAAATGAAAACTAAATATCGACTGTCCATCAAAGTtactcattaaaattaattgtattttcaaatatacgattattattaaaaaataattgcgagacaaataattaaatgttttttattgaacaTAGAAAAGAGAAAAAGTCCACTACTGGTCAATGCAGCGCAGAGTTTCGTAGTTGCCTAAAAATATGCTATGGTCAGTTTAATCGTCCAAATATAttcatactaaattttattcGTAAATTGTCAACCTCGTGTCgtgattttttttctctgtgATTTCGTTCACTCAAACAttctcaatttatttttacatactcTGTCGATAtcctgaaaatatttttaggatGTTGTTTCACCGTCATCTCATACTGAAAAGCTTATTTGTTATCATACAtaaaagattactaaaaaaaacaatgttatgtTTTTAAACGTAACagaaaaaatgtgtgtatgtgtgtgtgtaataaagATGTTTCATGTTATCGTCATACAAGTTTTAATCTTTTTAGCAAAATGTAAAATGAAACAGCTGCGTGCAACGAACATGCAActaaaaggtaaaaataaacTCCATAAATGCAAtttcgtataaaaaattaaaacgtttacAAGTCTGTACGCACCTGCGGCAAAAGTGTCAGTTGTTGAGCGCTGATTGGCCGACTGCTACCCTTCTCTTTCTCTTGCAGGTGAGCGACGAGTGCAGCGATATGTTCCAACAGTTCTTTGTTGTGAACCAATAGCTGGTGAGTACGGGCCTGGAAGACAATTACATTTCATTGCTTACGTTAAATACTTGAAGGTGCTCGATTAAAtggtaatttttaaatgttttaacttttatagTCATGTATCCctcttatataatttttatcgtgattttaaaaaacttacaaTTTGACAAATTAGAGGAAttctaacattttttattttactgtgatgaatgatgattttattgtttaaaaggTAAGAAAGAAATAGACGGtgaaaatattcaaaagaaGAAAAGACATCCACATTATCCAGAACTAAGACAGGTTGCAAAATAGCAGGTTACAAATAACTTTTATCGTATGGTTTATTTTGCACTGTGTTCATATATGGTAAAAGTGAAAAATATGATACGAAGTATTTTACTTCTTCAACCTTAGAAAGAATTAAAAactatacgtattattagattcGTTCGTTTAATCTATTCCAAAGTAATCTTTATTGTTCTCATTTTTATGACGTACATTACGAAACAACGAATTAGTACAGTTGTCACGCAAAGTAGCAGTTGGTACTAATGTTGGTTTCACAGAATAGCCTTTTCTTTAACGtacacattaatatatttaagattatttGTGCCGTTTGTAAGTataataagttaaaatttaGTTGAGACACATTTTAGTTTCAATCATAAGTTCtcgtattacatttattttgtcgtttttatatttgacataattatatgtatttatttaacggtatttttgatattaatcaGTTTTGTATACTATAAGGTacagaaaatacaaaaatatttatttaccaatATCGAATGATATCGAAAATGCGTTTGACCCCTTTTTTGTAAACCACACATTATTTTGGTTAGTAAACTCATTAGACAGAATAGAAAAACCATGTTTATTACGGTTATCTTTAAAGTTTATGCTTAGTTATTTATCCTTAcgtagattatttatttatttattttatttattcttaatgtacaccaaaatacagacacatataaagaaagatacaatacaagatgtacaaaggcgatcttatcgctaaatagcgatttcttccagataacctttggggactggacacgatacagtagcagcggttagaagtgtgcacaaattaaggaggaaaaatcaataataaatagataaaactacgatatgatagacttacttACAcgattattaaagaaaaaaaatatatatatatatatataaatacgtaaatattttagtgtatactatataatatacatatacacacacataaacatacatacacacatacatacatacatacacatataaaaatatatacatatatacacacacacacataaatatatacatatatgtacacttaaagtaaactacaaatcgcgacagttatgacttaatgagcgacatataatgctttttaaggcGTTGCTTGAAGCAAGCTTGTGTTggagcttgttttattgaaagcggaagagagtTCCACAGACGGGCAGCATTAACAGTAAATGAATTGGAGTAGAAGGAGGTAGAATGGGGAGGAATTTTCAGAAGCAAATTGGATTCAGATCTAAGGGACCGCTCATGGGAATCGCAAAGAAACGTAAACCGTTCTTTAAGGTAATGAGGGGCATTAGGATTAAAAAGAACACAGTAGAGTAGAGTAAGTACATgtgtattcctgcgaaggcggattgggagccacttgagtttactgcgaaaatcggagacgtggtcatatttgcgaagaccaaatatgaaccttatacagagattttgaaggcgctcaagcttatttagttGCTCCTCTTTGAGATCCAGAAAACACGTATCTGCATAGTCAAGGATTGGTAAAAGTAGTGATTGTGCCAGCGCAATTTTGGTAGGCAAGGGAAGAAAGTACTGGAGTCGACGGAGTGAACCGACGGCTGCAAACAATTTCCGGCTTAGCTCAGTTAATTGAGGTGACCAAGAGAGATGACGATCGAAAGTTATTCCTAGATTGTTCACTTTATCACTGACGTTCAAAACAACTTTGTTGAAGAGTACAGGAGGTAAAAGTAACCAATCAATGCTACTGACTAGTTTTGGACTACCCACGATAATCACTTGAGACTTAGCAGGATTAACTTTTAACCCGTACGCATTActccatttaaaaataaggtcCAGGTCATTATTTAGTTGCTGGATACTCGTGGGTAGATCAGCCAGCTTAGAGTGAGTGTATATTTGaagatcgtctgcatacaggtgATAGAGAGAAGATAAGTTGGTAGTTactgaatttataaataaagaaaaaagaagaggagacaacacgccaccttgcggtacgCCAGCAAATACGTTAGCCCAGTCAGAGAAAGTATCTTGAACTTGCAAACGCTGCCGACGCCCATACAAGTAACTTTGAAACCAGTCAATTACTGGTGGAGATATGTTAAAGGAACCTAACACAGACAACAGTATATCGAAGTCCACAGTATTAAAGGCATTACTAAAATCAAGTAAAGCCAGAACCGTAAGTTTTCGATCGTCCATTATTCCATCCATTACAATATACCCGATGTTTTATTAAGTAGGCTtgtctttttatttcaattacatacatcaatcagcctatcacagtccacggCTGGATGTAGGCCACAACATTTTCGCGCCAAACATTCCTCCTCCACCGGTTTGGCTGCTGGGAACTAAAGTCTAAAATGAGTTTTGCTCATagcaccacgctggacaggcgggttggtgacttcAGTGCTGCCTAtattgcaccgaagacgccgctgtcCCTCTTTGGTCTGTACATTTGAAAGCCGGCAGTTGGAAGGTTATctcaccatcggtcggcttcaccAGTTCCAAGATGGTATTGAAACTTTgatatcccttaatcgcctcttacgacaccaatgggaagagaggggtggttatattctaaactaccgtagccacacagcattccAAATAACATTAAGAGAATGCTTCCTTTTACATGGAAAAAATAGGAACATGGATACTCACTTGGGCCTCGCAACGCGCTGCTTGTTCCGCGGCGAGCTGGTCACGCAACAGAAGCAGTTGCGCGACCGCTGCCCGTGTTTGTTGTGCTTGTTGCTCGAGCCGCTCGCGCAGGAGTTGCAACTGATGTTGTGCGCTGAGAGGTGTTGCAACATCTCCCTCCGGAACACTTGCCATCTCCACTTTCGTTACGCATTCAGGTAACTCTGGTAGATTGATACTCGGCACTGGAGTTGAGCGctgaaacaaatattattttatagatttatcGTTGCAATACGCCACAATAACAGGTTTTTTTATGACCGCGTTccgttttaaaagtttattaaaaatatattatatatggctGGGAATTGTGCTTAAAAGCATGTTCAAACCTCAGAAGattcaaatttaaagttttattatttgggttataattttaaataagctGTTCGTAGAGAAGTATTTTCATGTGCCTGAAGGTGTTAGTatgtcatatatttataaaaataagaagtcGCATGCacttaaaagttataattaattaatgttaaaaacatacaagcctaatatttaaatttgctgTATAAaagaacatataataaaataataaatgatttcgCTATTGCGTTCTTCATTCGATTTTTTAATCGAAGCTCATTCAACACACATGTACAAActaaatttcgtaaaatcattCAAAGTCAAAAAGCGTTTGAGAGAAATCTCTGTTTCAGCTAATCCGCTTACGTCGACATGGACTGACGTCAGTGTCGCAATCGCTTCAGCTACACTTTGTTGCTTAGATATTCGTACCTATGTGGTAGAATCTAAAGCCTAATATCAAATTAAACTTTATGTTCCTACACAaagtatataatgtttataaatttaatgccatttaatatatagtaaaaaatttaaactctaAGTGagtataaatacaatacaattccGGGTTACTTTTATTAAACATCGAAAGATGTTATGCAATGAAATACaagaaattcataaaattcaaTTGTCAAAAAAGGGCATggattatatttaactagctatacccgtgtatacaagtataataattatcactttacaaaattacaaaaaatatttatatgtgagttgatttgaaattgaacaaaaaatttaccgaccgtcaatcatatggacgttgtttcaaaattaaagccggcattattaaaattatatagatatatatctatataattttaataattaattaatttaaaaaatcaaaagcaataacaaatttttcggTTGTATATgctggtagagcaagcaattatctatggTTTATTCTAGAAAGGGAGGTAAATATTTTAACCttagtgtattaatataatatatgatttattttcaaAGAACGTCTGGTATGTCATCTGCAAGCACCtaaattttttgtgcaaataattagaaacagaaaaatatactaaacacaATTTTCGCTTCTAATTTCTTAATTGCAAATCATCTAACTGTGTAAGTATTGTCAGAAAGTTTTCTTTGTGGAGTCACGAGAGTGGAACTGTTTCTGTAATTTGATGGTTTTATGcaaaatttagatttaaatttaatgcatGTGTAACAGGCATTACAGTTGAAACAGTTCGTGTATCATACGTAATTAAAATGGGTATTATACTCGTATGACACACGAGTAAAAAGGGCATCATTAGTTCGTAATACgttgtaattatgttttaataacgATACTATAATTGTAACATTAATATtaccatttattattatttatacataatttaaataatcctggttaaattatttcaattccaaatataaattatgtaacaaaTTATAGAATAACGATTAGTCCATtcccaaacataaatatatatttttaattttaagctttaCTACACTGTTGATAGGATCTGAAACAGGATGTATACTATATTTGTCGTTAATTGTGCTAATTCATATATCTGATATTTTGGCACTACAAGTATCGCAGATACAGTGTGATAGTGATAATGATAGTGTTTTCAAAAATTCATAGCGTCCACTCTCTGTGTGTATAATATGCTCCTGTGTGAGTGTGTATTATCAAAGCAAATttcaacatattaaaaaaatcagataCAAAGTTTCATTTCTATCAACATTTACGGTAATATCAATTTCAGCGAACTCACTATTTTGCCGACTACTACAACATACGTCAATAATGCGTCAAGAGTAAGAGCACGTAGTATTATTACCGGGTCgatgatattattatagttttgatTTATCTTCACGATTCTCGGATTCGATGTGAGTGAGAGATCATTACGAGTATTCTATTTCCACAACTGATATTGTctctatttttattctattttgcaTCATGTCGTAACTTTTGCGTGAATTGGACTCCTGTTGGTAGCAGAGATTTAAAACTTTGGTATAGATTATCCggttatgataatttttatttgaattatatataattattattcatctaCATCATAAGAGAAGTTttctattgttatatttaataagtcCTATCCTAAAAATCCCGATTAAATCAAGAACACGGGACACATAAATAgataaaacaataacaacaaaaaatatattctatatatactTGTTACTCTTATATTatcctataaataatttattatttgataaaaattctcAATACAATACACTCACTGCTAATACCAAGTTCATTATTTGCAAAATTTATAGTTAGAAACACAAGCTCCTCGCCCTAAACGAAGTCCAATTTTCCGTCCTAATCAGTAGCAAAAGTTTAACAAATAGGAGGAAGAGAGGAGAAAATAAAAGTgactttatcattattttctacGGAATATTGCTACACTTTTTTCTGAAAAAATATAGCGAAAATGAGGAAGCGTTTATCGAATGAATACCATTAGGCTTACTGATTGTTTTTATCATccatctatgtatataaaaagttGCCTACACGATATTTCGAAAAATTACATATCAAAAACGGACAGGTACAGGCTTTAGTACCATTAGTGTCTCGCCCTATGGTAATATCACAAAAGGTATTTGTCTCTAATTGACAATGTAACGAAGAATTAATGCCATCAATTAATGGAATTAATGCTCTTCTAATGAAGAACAGAACTGTATTAATAACTTCGAAACTTAAATAAAGAGCATAATATTTAGtattctaatataaatatatcccGGGTAAAATGGAGCTAAAAATACTAGCAGCATTTTCTGTCGAGTGGCAATTATATGAATTACAATCCTAAGTTAAAAATGAACCAGCCCTGCTGTCATAGTAGGTGACAGTGAGAGGCGACGATATATCACGTTGCAATTTCTGTAGCGCTTCAGTAACACTTCTACTAATATATGAATATGTATCCTATATAATGACTAATTAAaccttaaatatatgtataactcTATTTGTTTAGACTACAGGTAAAATGGGAAAGAattccacacacacacacattctgTGCACATTCTGTTCCAACTGTTCCTTTTTTGTTAGTTGTTGGTCAATAAAGagtttaaataagtaaatacatataataaatgtatttcagAATCCAGACCTTTACCGGTTCTTAAAATATCCGTTTcgtaaattacattaatattcgTGAATGTTTCACTTActctttttagtaaatttgcaGATATGTCGCTTAGGTAGTTTTCTCTTTTCAACGTTAAAATATATCGCTTTGCGAAAGTatcgtaaaattaaaacatctttTGCAAGTTCATTAATAAACGTGAGTGTCGATATCGTAAATCTTTCGTATCGATGTTAGGTGTTGATTTCAAGATTGTTcttcgttttattatttgttgatattattaagaaatcatatttaatatatttttgtgctttttatcatttatttaactaattgaATGAAACAAAACACTAACTAAACTTCTGCCTTGTATTCAATAAAccgatataattattattaaaatacggtAAATATTAAAACCAAACATAAACATGTAATGGTACATCGTTGTTTGTTAGAGTCTAATCTCGGGATCTTCCCGTTATTACGCCTATAATATAATAggtaattaatacatatataaacgaTTGtagtaacataaataattgtgtttgcaggcaaacacaattattgctgtgtgtgtggctacggcactaaagaatttagccaccccctctcttcccgtgggtgtcgtaagaggcgactaagggataacaaggttccacaaccaccttggaacttaagaagccgaccgatggcgggataaccatccaactgctggctttgaaatacacaggccgaagacgggcagcagcgtcttcggtgcgacaaagccagtactgcggtcaccaacccgcctgcccagcgtggtgactatgggcaaaacacatgagttcacgttatttttggcgtaaacttgtggaggcctatgtccagcagtggactgtataggctgtaatgatgacatgataatatatatatggtaaatatattgagatgattttttttgtatcttaaaaagtaatattatatatcgtAGGTGTCTAGACGTGATacgtttattataaatgaatgtGTTTATTATGATGTGGTCATCAAATTACATCACACTTGAAAATTTATACGTTCTGAGAACCATATAAATACACTTAAGAGTCTATAAAGATaacttactttgtattaatttatgaattaaTATATAATCGACTTCAATGTAACTTCGTGATATTTTAATATGCTTTGTTTACTGGAGAGATGTTTTTATTGTGAAATCAAGAAATTTGCTAATACCGCACTATCTACACGCGGTCTCCCAGTATTGTAAACAATATTAGGAGCCAACACATGATACCGTATTAGGTCTTTTATCGTTTTTCTATCCATAAAACTACGTaggtaattgttttttatttatttaacgacAGATAAACGTGTAGACTTTGTACATGTTTTTGGGAAAAGGATGactatgtataatgtatatttgttatatgtatttacgagctgacctggcgaactttgtattgccttatttttttacatataataattacatgacCCTATCATGCTCGGCGAGTGGTTTAAGAAATGAAGAATCGAAGTAAATCCCGAAAATAGTGCAGCAGTGCACTTTGTTAAACATACCAAGCGCGTCTTCTGGACGAAAGGTCGACCCGGAACCATAACCCTATTCGGCCCTCCGATTTCTTGGCTAAAGGAAACAAAGTACCTAGGCGTCATACTTGACAATAAACTTACGTTCAAAGCCCACATAGACCAAGTCCGAAACAGAACAGCGTTCGTACTAGGTCGATTGCACACGCTGCTATGCGGGGGgagtaaaatgtctcttagaaataagacgaTATTATACAAGGCCTGCGTACGACCTATTATGACCTACGCGTGCCTTGTCTTCGCTCATGTAAAGCCGACGCTCATCCATAGGCTTCAAATCATTCAGAACAAGTTTTTACGCACTGCCACGTACTGGCTGTGGTACGTGTGTAATGTCGACTTACATCGCGACCTTAAAATCGATTCGATCGCAAAGCACCTCAAAATACTCGCTACGGCGTATTTTGAGAAGGCACGCTGTCACCCAAaccctcttgtagcagaggcttgcaactacgtaggtagaggaaacGTACAGACAGTACAAAGACGTCCCATGCACATCTTAACCGACCCTGACGATATGATCACGGTGCTTAACGCCATATACAccaccacacacacacatcgCCTCCGCCGGCGAGGCCGAGGTCCCCGCATTCTGACGGCtcgcacgcgcctaggcgcgtagcGGACCGTCCGTAAGCCACCTCAGCGCTCCGTATAGCGCCTCCTTcactccgacgacgctctaagccgaggtacgatctcgctaggagacaccctaaGGGCGTGCGTTTtccccgagccctcccagagaGCTCCTCTTCTCccttcgcggccggtgtctatagtacccggcccttctcaccggtgacgctgtaaaggccgatagggccaacagcaattcgaaaaaaaataattgtgtttgcaggcaaacgaagaaaaaccgacttctgcAGCCCAATAAGTCTAGTAGATTTATTGGGctactccaaattttgagcagagTATTTCCTGTTATATCCTACTTCAATAAATGTTATTCTAagcaatataaattatacattctctgtttttttccttaaaatattgattttaaagaTTGATTACTATCCAACTACTTACTGAAGTATCAAACCTATTTACAGAACTTGAAagacatttttgaagtaaaacttatttaggcATGCTTGACTaggggagtaaactggtgaatgcgtgacgatagcgttacgaaaagcgtgatcagctcaggcgaacgaaagttgagaggaagat includes:
- the LOC123668394 gene encoding uncharacterized protein LOC123668394 — protein: MSNSKDHDKHKPKSLPSEVLLKARSTLFALGGALKSRQEPQRKHSKQEAKSKKNQERLKSCRSEPEFSDIRKVKHRSRIDDLPREYVGTRPRPLSVGAMKRYEDDVEFHCGSFPKDVPLARQFDSTDDVCVQSRLVIPIIERFGQDVHMQDVNERPRKKLSFREPEIIGGGSATLGRSSKLMGVNSLTRRPNRISLRSDTHSNLDGLDSDLESQAMRIVRTVGQAFEVCHKMQENTPDNPVPSTSSAADIVQVEHTSEVPASKEPVSECGASESGAASTSKEEPKPAQNRPNHLDLLPPPPRKEGKRTSQRSTPVPSINLPELPECVTKVEMASVPEGDVATPLSAQHQLQLLRERLEQQAQQTRAAVAQLLLLRDQLAAEQAARCEAQARTHQLLVHNKELLEHIAALVAHLQEKEKGSSRPISAQQLTLLPQVRNEAINSAMCNGNCQPCSNDALINFFTPNNKITQNVENNNVNLSPFCLTPTAADKPNGPNSAPNFGSMTNDQIQNYLISKFQDMAFTNGNETKTNQGKQFYQNSNAFPHIPPLTNHYSNSDLASLLNHQAYNDKLSSGDEMGVIAQAMSIGQSQNSLYSHTTSKDSSPDGTSSDDGIPFIMPLSHNGTLTATGNDGRVRLIVPVSPSDSTSDIGEPQNEAKGNLGATLKVPGMEQSLAPAAPITRSTSEKVPNRSEMMTALRSQWTRHTTK